In Hyphomicrobiales bacterium, the sequence GCTCGTCGTGACGGCCTTCGCGCATCTGATGAGCTTCGTCTTCGTCGAGCGCGTCTATCAGGCCGGACGCGAGAAGCTGCTGAGCTATCGCTGGTTCGCCTGGATCATGGGCCAGGTCGTGCGCGTCCGCGACAAGGTGCTCGGCTGGGTCCGGGCGACGCCCGCCTATGGCTTCGCCATGCGGACGCGAGACGCAGCGCTGCGCTGGTGGCGCACCATGCAGGCCTGAGACTTCGGCTCAGGCCCGGTGGCTGCGCGCCAGGAGCACGAGCGCTCCGGCTGCGAGCGCCGAGAACGCGACCAGCAGCAGCGTCGAGACCGTCACGCCGCCGCGTTCCAACGCGACCGCGAAGGCGAGCGGCGCCGCCGCCTTGATGACGAGGCCGGGCGCCGAGAGCTTGCCCATCGTCGCACCGAAACCGACCGGGCCGAAGAGCTGGAGCGGAACGGTGCCGCGCACGATCGAGCTCAGCCCCATACTGATGCCGAAGGCGACCGCGAAGAGCCCGGCGACAACCGGCAGCGCTCCTCCGGCGAGCAGGAGCAGAAGGCCCAGCGGCATCAACCAGGCGGACACCCATGCGGTGGTGACCGGCGAGACGGCGCGACCGAAGACCATCTCTGCCAGACGCCCCGCCACCTGCGACGGCCCGAGCATCGCTCCGATGCCGACCGCGACAGTGGCATCGAGCCCGAAGCCCTGCAGCAGCGCCAGCATGTGCACCGCCATGGCCGAGACGACGAAGCCTTGCAGCGAGAAGGCCAATGCCAGCAACAGGAAGGACCGGCGACGGGCATTGCCCGTCAGATAGGCGGTGTCCGTTTCCTGGTGCGGCGGCGGCACCGCGGAAGCGGCTTGCGCGACGACCGGCCGCTTCACCCGCCCCGGCAGGAAGACCAGATGCAGCGGCACGCAGACCAGGATCTGCGCGAGGCCATAGAGCCGGTAGACGCCGCGCCAGTCGAGAACGGCGAGCAGGCTCGAGGTCAGCGGCCAGAACAGCGTCGAGGCAAAGCCGCCGATCAGGGTGAGCTGGCTGATGGCGCGGCGCGCCTGGCTTCCGCGCGCCTGCGTCAGCGCCGCGAAGGCGGCATCGTAGAAGACCGCGGTCGTGACGGCCTGCAACGCGATCATCGCCAGGACGTAGCTCACGATGCCCCGCGCCTCGGCCAGCGCCAGCAAGGCCAGCCCCGCCAAGGCGGAGCCGACCGTCATGACCAGCCGCGTGCCGTAACGGTCGATCAGGCTGCCCGTGACGGGCGCGACCGCCCCGCCGAGAAAAAGGCCGATGGCGAAGCCGCCATAGGTCCATTCGGGCGCCCAGCCGAAGCTCGCGGTGATGCGCGGGGCCAGAACCGTGAAGGCATAATAAAGCGCGCCGTAGCCGAAGACCTGCGTGACGCCCAGCGCGTAGATCAGGGACGGCCCGCCGGGCCGGAACGACCTGAACCAGGACATGGCCGCGACCCGCCGCGTCAGACGATCTGGTTGCGCAGGCCGGCCTCGCCGCGTCCGAGGCGATCCAGATTGTCGAGGAGGATGTCGATCACATTGGTCTCGTAGGCGCGGGTCTCGCCGGCGCTGTGCGGCGTGACGATGACCTGTGGCAGGCGCCAGAGCGGCGAGGCGGCCGGCAGCGGCTCCTCCGCGACGCAATCAAGCCCGGCGCCGGCGATCGAATGGGCTGTGAGGGCGGCGATCAGCGCCGCCTCGTCGACGACACGGCCGCGCGCGACGTTGATCAGGAAGGCGGAAGGCTTCATCGCCGCGAGGATGCGGGCGTCGATCAGCCCTTCGGTTTCGGGCGTCAACGGGCAGGTCAACGCGACGAAATCGGCCTCGGCCACGGCCTCGACGAGCTTGTCGGGATGCATGACGGCCGCGACATGCGGCTGCGGTTCGGCGCTGCGGCGCACGCCGATGACGCGCATGTCGAAGGCGCTCGCCAGCTTCGCCAGCCTGAGGCCGATGCGGCCGAGCCCGACGACGACCAGCGTCTTGCCGCCGAGCTCGTCCTCGCGGCGAGCCCGATCCCCGATCATCGGGCGCCAGTACGGCTTCGCCTGATTGTCGCGGGCGAAATGGATCTGGCGGGTGAGGCCGAGGATCAGCGACATCGCGTGCTCCGCCACCGCCCGCTCATTGCCGCCCTGCGCGCTGGCGAGGCGAATGCCGGCCGCGTCGATCGCCGCCTTGTCGAACTGGTCGGTGCCGGCGCTGATCGACTGGATGAAGCGCAGCTTCGGCAGATGCGGCAGCAGATCGTTGCGCCACAGGCCGGAAGCCACGAGCACGTCCGCTTCCGGCGCGCGCTCGCGCAATTCTTCGAGGCTGCGGACTTCGAAGCTGCTGGCCGCGCGGCCGCGCGTGAGGAACTCGTCACGGAGCTGGTAAGCGGCATGGGCGAAGCCGATCGTCAGGTCGCCTTCCGGCGGCAGGAATGCCATGCGTTCTCTCTCCCCGATTCCTCGTTCGGTCGACGTTAGAGCATTTTCGAGCGAAGTGGGCACCGGTTCGCGTGAAGAAAATGCGATAAAACAAAGAGCTAGAGAATTTCTGCGGTTCGGAGAAACGCGGAAATACTCTAGCCGCCACGCCGGCTCCTGTCCCCGCACTGGCCGCATGCAAGCTTCACGCTGATGACGATGCTTCCCGGGCATCGGGGGTCAGCGCCGCGCGCAGGCGCGACCAGCCGATCTCGTCCGCAGGCAGGCCGAAGCGCAGGCGATCCGGTGTGTTCTGGAAGCGGCGGGCATAGATGCCGCACCGGCCGAGACGGGCGAAGAGCGCTGCGGCTTGCGGCGTTTCGAGCAGTCGGAACAAGCAGGTGCCGCCGACGATCCGGCCATGGGGCGCCAGCAAGGCATCGAAGCGCGCGGCGTCTCGCGCGCGATCCCGGCCGGTCCCGGCGAGCCAATCGGCATCGGACAATGCGAGCGCGCCGACATGGAGGGCGGGACCGGCGACCGACCATGGCCCAAGCATCGCCTTGAGCCGCGCCATCAGCTCGGGCGCGCCGATGGCGAAGCCGAGCCGCAGCCCGGCAAGGCCATAGGTCTTGCCGAAGGAGCGCAGCACGATCGCGCCCGGCGGCAGATCCGGCACGATGCTGGTTTCAGGCGTGAAATCGGCAAAGGCCTCGTCGACGACCAGCAGGCCGCCGCAAGCGGCGCAGCGCGCGGCAAGGCTCACAAGCTCGTCCTGCGCCAATACGCGCCCGTCGGGATTGTTGGGGTTGACCACGACGACGGTGGCGGCCGCCTCCAGATGCGCAGCCGTCTCGCCGACCGCGAACCCCGCCTTGCGCCAGGAGTGGCCATGCTCGGCATAGGTCGGGCCGAGAATGGCGACGGGGCCGGCCGGCGCCAGGCGCGGCAGCAATTCGATCAGGATCTGCGTGCCGGGCGCGGCGACGATGCCGGCGTGAGCGGGCAGGCGATAGGCGACGCGGGCGGCGGCGATCAGCGCCGCCTCGTCCTCTGCACCGGGCAGGCGCGTCCAGAGACTTAACGGCAGTGCCGGAAGCGGATAGGGGATCGGATTGATCCCGGTGGAGAGATCGATCCAGGGTTCCGGCGCCTCCGGAAAGAGCGTACGGGCCGTGGCGAGGTCGCCACCATGCCAGATGTCGTCCTCAGCCACGATCCCACCCCCACGCGCGCGCCTTGCATGAACCTGTCCGCCAGCCTGCCGCTGCTCGTCCTCGCCCTCGCATTCGAGGCGTGCTTCGGCTATCCGCAGCGCTTCTATGCCGCAATCGGCCATCCCGTCACCTGGATCGGGCGCTTGATCGGCGCGCTCGACCGCGTGCTCAATCGCGAGACTTCGTCCTTCATCACGCGCAAGGCGATGGGGGTGCTGGCGCTGGCGCTGCTGCTCGTCGTCACGATCGCGCTTTCGACGCTGGTGCAGCGCCTGTTCCTGTCCCTGGGGCCGCTGGGCCTGATCCCGCTGGCGCTGGCCGCCTCCACGCTGATCGCCCAGCGCAGCCTTCACGAACATGTCGCCCGCGTCGCCGCAGGGCTGGAGCAGACCGGACTCGAAGGCGGGCGGCAGGCGGTCTCGATGATCGTCGGGCGCAATCCGCAGACGCTCGATGAGGCCGGGGTGGCACGCGCAGCGATCGAGAGCCTTGCGGAAAATTTTTCCGACGGCATCGTCGCGCCCGCCTTCTGGCTGGGTGCGGGCGGGCTGCCGGGCATAGCCGCCTACAAGGCGATCAACACGGCCGATTCGATGATCGGTCATCGCAGCCCTCGCTATCTCGCCTTCGGCTGGGCAGCCGCCCGCCTCGACGATCTCGTCAACCTGCCGGCCTCGCGGCTGACCGCGCTGTTGCTGGTCGTCTCGGCGGCTCTCGACCAGACGGCCGATGCGGGCGGGGCCTGCCGCGCGGTACGGCGCGACGCTGGACGGCATCGCTCGCCCAATGCCGGCTGGCCGGAGGCGGCCATGGCCGGAGCGCTCGGCCTGCGCCTGGCCGGGCCGCGCACCTATGGCGAAACCCGCATCGAGGACCACTGGATGGGCGACGGCCGGGCCGAGGCGACCGCGGCCGACATTCGCCGCGCGCTCACGCTCTATCGGCACGCCTGCGGCCTGCTCTGGGCGCTGGCGGCGCTGCTCGCGGGCACGACGCTGCTCTGAGG encodes:
- a CDS encoding Major Facilitator Superfamily protein — translated: MSWFRSFRPGGPSLIYALGVTQVFGYGALYYAFTVLAPRITASFGWAPEWTYGGFAIGLFLGGAVAPVTGSLIDRYGTRLVMTVGSALAGLALLALAEARGIVSYVLAMIALQAVTTAVFYDAAFAALTQARGSQARRAISQLTLIGGFASTLFWPLTSSLLAVLDWRGVYRLYGLAQILVCVPLHLVFLPGRVKRPVVAQAASAVPPPHQETDTAYLTGNARRRSFLLLALAFSLQGFVVSAMAVHMLALLQGFGLDATVAVGIGAMLGPSQVAGRLAEMVFGRAVSPVTTAWVSAWLMPLGLLLLLAGGALPVVAGLFAVAFGISMGLSSIVRGTVPLQLFGPVGFGATMGKLSAPGLVIKAAAPLAFAVALERGGVTVSTLLLVAFSALAAGALVLLARSHRA
- a CDS encoding D-2-hydroxyacid dehydrogenase, encoding MAFLPPEGDLTIGFAHAAYQLRDEFLTRGRAASSFEVRSLEELRERAPEADVLVASGLWRNDLLPHLPKLRFIQSISAGTDQFDKAAIDAAGIRLASAQGGNERAVAEHAMSLILGLTRQIHFARDNQAKPYWRPMIGDRARREDELGGKTLVVVGLGRIGLRLAKLASAFDMRVIGVRRSAEPQPHVAAVMHPDKLVEAVAEADFVALTCPLTPETEGLIDARILAAMKPSAFLINVARGRVVDEAALIAALTAHSIAGAGLDCVAEEPLPAASPLWRLPQVIVTPHSAGETRAYETNVIDILLDNLDRLGRGEAGLRNQIV
- the cobC gene encoding Threonine-phosphate decarboxylase; the protein is MAEDDIWHGGDLATARTLFPEAPEPWIDLSTGINPIPYPLPALPLSLWTRLPGAEDEAALIAAARVAYRLPAHAGIVAAPGTQILIELLPRLAPAGPVAILGPTYAEHGHSWRKAGFAVGETAAHLEAAATVVVVNPNNPDGRVLAQDELVSLAARCAACGGLLVVDEAFADFTPETSIVPDLPPGAIVLRSFGKTYGLAGLRLGFAIGAPELMARLKAMLGPWSVAGPALHVGALALSDADWLAGTGRDRARDAARFDALLAPHGRIVGGTCLFRLLETPQAAALFARLGRCGIYARRFQNTPDRLRFGLPADEIGWSRLRAALTPDAREASSSA
- the cobD gene encoding Cobalamin biosynthesis protein CobD, which codes for MNLSASLPLLVLALAFEACFGYPQRFYAAIGHPVTWIGRLIGALDRVLNRETSSFITRKAMGVLALALLLVVTIALSTLVQRLFLSLGPLGLIPLALAASTLIAQRSLHEHVARVAAGLEQTGLEGGRQAVSMIVGRNPQTLDEAGVARAAIESLAENFSDGIVAPAFWLGAGGLPGIAAYKAINTADSMIGHRSPRYLAFGWAAARLDDLVNLPASRLTALLLVVSAALDQTADAGGACRAVRRDAGRHRSPNAGWPEAAMAGALGLRLAGPRTYGETRIEDHWMGDGRAEATAADIRRALTLYRHACGLLWALAALLAGTTLL